In Paenibacillus sp. BIC5C1, a genomic segment contains:
- a CDS encoding HesB/IscA family protein, with protein MISISETAADRLKEMLAQQETPGMFLRLGVAPGGCTGFSYAMGFDDKESDEDLYMDIQDMKVVVEKENLKYLNGLEIDFEESGMSGGFTIHNPNAVATCGCGSSFRTREEAGVPDKDC; from the coding sequence ATGATTAGCATCAGCGAAACGGCTGCAGACAGATTGAAAGAAATGCTTGCACAACAAGAGACCCCTGGTATGTTCTTGCGTCTTGGCGTAGCACCGGGCGGTTGTACCGGATTTTCGTACGCCATGGGCTTTGACGATAAAGAGTCCGATGAGGACCTCTATATGGATATTCAAGATATGAAGGTTGTTGTAGAGAAGGAAAACCTGAAATATTTGAATGGACTTGAAATTGATTTTGAAGAATCCGGCATGTCCGGCGGTTTCACCATTCACAACCCGAACGCAGTGGCAACATGCGGCTGTGGATCATCCTTCCGTACACGTGAAGAAGCGGGCGTACCGGATAAAGATTGTTAA